GTCGACCATCATGGGGATGAGCATGGCACCGATTGACGATACATCAGCTACTGCAGACCCAGAGATGCCACCGAAGAACATCGAGGCAAGGATGTTTACCTGGGCCAGACCACCACGGAAACGTCCGATGAGGGCATTGGCGAACCCGACGAGCCTGCGGGAGATACCGCCCTGGCTCATGATCTCGCCTGAGAGGATGAAAAACGGGATTGCAAGCAGGGAGAAGGAGTTTACTCCGCTTACCAGCCTCTGCACGATGGACATCATCGGGATATGCAAGAACATAGCCGTGAACACCGAGGAGAGGAAGAGGGAGAAGGTGATGGGGAACTTCATGATGAGCATGAAAACAAATGAACCGAGGAGAATGAATGAAGCCATACTTGTATTCATCTGGAATCGCCTCCCTTGAACTTGCAAAAGTCTTCATATACGTGGATAAGGGAATAGGCAACGATGAATACTCCCGAGACAGGCAGGACCAGATAGTTCACCGCATTGGATATATGGGTGGCAGGAAGGAACGACTTGGCGCCATTCACTGTCAGCTTCCAGCCGTAGTAGAACATGATGACCCCTATCAGGATTTCAAGGACATCCTTTGCTGTGTCGAGGGTAAGGAAAAATTTCACGGGCAATTTTTTTGGCAATATGGATACGTTGATGTGGAGGTTCTCCTTGACGCCGAGGGCCATGGCGATAAACGTAAACCAGATGACGATAACCAGGGAAATCTCTTCGGACCAATGGATTCCAGATTTGAACCCGTATCGCAGTACGACATTGAAAAATACGATGACAACCATCGCAAGCAACAACACCATGGCCAGTTTGAGAACCCAATCAAATACGGAGTCAAGAATCTTCTTGAACTGCTCCATGGGATACCTCCAAAAGGATATATATCAAAAAGCGTGGGGTTCCAAAGGAAACCCCACATCCAGACTAGTTCATGATGAACCTTATTTTACAGCCTTGATCTTTTCAACCCAAATACGACCTTGCTCATCGAGCTGATCTTGGTATAGGGGGGCCATTGCAGCTGCAAACTCAGCCTGGTCGTTGATCGTGTTGATCTGGCAACCGGCAGCGCGGACCTTTGCCTCTGAGGTCTTCTCAAATTCAGCCCAAGCTGCAATCTCAACAGCCTGAGAATCCATGGCAGCCTTCTTGATGAGGGCCTGGTCGTCGGTTGAGAGCTTATCCATATTAATTTTGGAAGCAACAATCATCTCAGGGACCCTGGTGTGCTGGTCGATCGAGTAGAACTTTGCCACCTCAAAATGGGCTGAAGTCGCATACGAGGGCCAATTGTTCTCGGCACCGTCGATAACACCGGTCTGCAATGCACTGTATACATCGCCATAGGCCAATGCTGTAGGAACTGCACCGAGAGATTTGATCATACCCATCATCAAAGAAGATTCCTGAACACGGATCTTCATGCCCTTGAGGTCGGCAACAGTGTAGATCGGTTTTTTGGTGTTGTAGAAGGAACGTGATCCAGCATCAACATATACCAAACCTAAAAAACCATCTTTCTCAACAGATTTAAGAAAATATTCACCGATTTCACCATTCAGAACATTCCAATAATGATTAGCATCCCTGTAGAGATATGGCATCTGCAGGATATCAAGTTCAGGGCTAAAGGAAGCAAGAGGACTAATCGAAGTTCTAGTAAAGTCAATTCCACCAAACTGAAGTTGTTCGATAACAGACTTTGCATCACCAAGCTGGGCACTAGGATACACCTCAATAGTAATTCGGCCGTTGGTCCTTTCCTTCACCAAGCGAGCAAATTCCTTGCATCCAACAACAGTTGGATAACCATCAGGCTGATTATCAGCAAGTCGCATGGTAATATTCTTCTGCACAGGTGCTTTTTCTTCCTGAGATCCGTTCGCAAACATAGGAACCATTGCCAGTGAAAGGACAAATAAACAAATCATAACCTTTTTTAACATTCTCTCTCTCCATTTTGATTTTTCCGAACCAGTTATAGAATAATGCCAGGGCGCCACAAAAGTGGCACCCAGTCCTCGCCCCCATCGAATTAAATCTTACCAGAATGCGCTTCTTCCATTTCTTCTTTGAATTTCCTGCATGCTAAAAGCAACGATTCCTGTTGCTTGAATATGGTAAAGTTTCCAGTAACATAGACCTCAACGCCCAACCGTGCACATTCTCTTGCATGGGAATAATCGATACCACCATCTACAGAAATTAAGAAATCCAATCCTCTTGCTTCTCGCAACAGGACCAACTCTTCGATTCTTTGCATACTACCTGACATAAATCTTTGTCCGGCGTAGCCAGGTTCAACGGTCATCACCACCACGTAGTCGACATAATCAAGCACAGGGATTACAGATGAAATGCTTTGGCTTGGATTGATTACTACCCCACCTTTCATCCCATTTTGGTGTATCAGGTCTAAAACCCTGCGACTAAAAGGGGTAGAATCCAGATGAAAACTTATATAGTCAGCTCGGTTTTCCTT
The sequence above is a segment of the Sphaerochaeta pleomorpha str. Grapes genome. Coding sequences within it:
- a CDS encoding TRAP transporter small permease, with amino-acid sequence MEQFKKILDSVFDWVLKLAMVLLLAMVVIVFFNVVLRYGFKSGIHWSEEISLVIVIWFTFIAMALGVKENLHINVSILPKKLPVKFFLTLDTAKDVLEILIGVIMFYYGWKLTVNGAKSFLPATHISNAVNYLVLPVSGVFIVAYSLIHVYEDFCKFKGGDSR
- a CDS encoding TRAP transporter substrate-binding protein; amino-acid sequence: MLKKVMICLFVLSLAMVPMFANGSQEEKAPVQKNITMRLADNQPDGYPTVVGCKEFARLVKERTNGRITIEVYPSAQLGDAKSVIEQLQFGGIDFTRTSISPLASFSPELDILQMPYLYRDANHYWNVLNGEIGEYFLKSVEKDGFLGLVYVDAGSRSFYNTKKPIYTVADLKGMKIRVQESSLMMGMIKSLGAVPTALAYGDVYSALQTGVIDGAENNWPSYATSAHFEVAKFYSIDQHTRVPEMIVASKINMDKLSTDDQALIKKAAMDSQAVEIAAWAEFEKTSEAKVRAAGCQINTINDQAEFAAAMAPLYQDQLDEQGRIWVEKIKAVK
- a CDS encoding ribulose-phosphate 3-epimerase, producing the protein MAIINSPSLANCQFLEFGRQVNELVEGGASWFHIDIMDGHYVPNLCFPVKLVGELKENYPEIKADVHLMVTDPIAYIPQLKENRADYISFHLDSTPFSRRVLDLIHQNGMKGGVVINPSQSISSVIPVLDYVDYVVVMTVEPGYAGQRFMSGSMQRIEELVLLREARGLDFLISVDGGIDYSHARECARLGVEVYVTGNFTIFKQQESLLLACRKFKEEMEEAHSGKI